In one window of Arctopsyche grandis isolate Sample6627 chromosome 6, ASM5162203v2, whole genome shotgun sequence DNA:
- the LOC143913422 gene encoding uncharacterized protein LOC143913422 — protein MEWELLCRVCLQSGQDNQLVSLFDTDENNEPLKDKYLFCSDIIVNDTEPLPSNICLTCVDRLLSAYQFKRQCVSSNQTLKECLLEFKKSHGESEPSPKSAGTEVISIKQENGEYLRYEIPIEYESKSNWPNVRILSSEDAKKRRGRPRKYPDALGLIETSPYTRKGQKIHDLLKEESQTSNDSQKNVENAADKSSTSLENEESNDLIYQDFIQNDKPSEENETEPVLQLELDPNNGTFLQILKKSDDKVATKRKGKTKKTTSFENVKFENEYEKDEEDVLLKETILANSAPIPEELLRKDKKKQPKKYKYERVHTCDQCGSSFRSNASLQAHIRRHLGIKPFVCRICGYASVLNMELRRHMMRHTGVKPYECRYCGRFFSDFGSRQKHERLHVGDRPYQCTVCGKSFTYSYVLSNHMLTHTGEKKYSCGPCNKKFTKAHHLKYHNKIHHRELYLQEQILQDEKKKIQHINLSTLTSACTEQLVGLNQEMTIQDSSIELNQDLSQTNMINQSHNSKSFDLMKENIQIIQQYGNNDIKIEETPLKLEEGLP, from the exons ATGGAGTGGGAGCTGCTGTGCCGCGTGTGTTTGCAGAGCGGTCAGGACAATCAGCTGGTGTCGCTCTTCGACACGGACGAGAACAACGAGCCGCTCAAAGACAAATACTTGTTCTGCAGCGACATTATT gtGAACGATACCGAGCCATTGCCATCAAATATATGTTTAACTTGTGTAGACAGACTGCTGTCAGCGTATCAATTTAAACGACAGTGCGTCTCTTCAAATCAAACTTTAAAGGAATGTCTATTAGAATTCAAAAAATCTCACGGAGAATCGGAACCTAGTCCAAAATCTG CTGGCACTGAAGTTATTTCTATCAAGCAAGAAAATGGGGAGTATTTACGCTACGAAATTCCTATCGAGTATGAATCAAAGTCAAATTGGCCAAATGTACGAATTTTATCATCCGAAGACGCTAAGAAACGCCGAGGTCGTCCGAGAAAATACCCCGATGCTTTAGGATTAATCG aaACGTCACCGTATACACGTAAAGGTCAGAAAATACATGATTTATTAAAAGAAGAGTCTCAAACAAGCAACGACAGTCAAAAAAATGTAGAAAACGCAGCTGATAAATCGAGTACTTCCCTCGAAAATGAAG AATCAAACGATTTAATTTACcaagattttattcaaaatgacAAACCATCAGAAGAAAATGAGACAGAACCTGTTCTCCAATTAGAGCTAGATCCCAATAATGGTACTTTCTTACAGATATTGAAAAAATCTGATGACAAG GTCGCAACAAAACGTAAGGGCAAAACCAAAAAAACTACATCatttgaaaatgtaaaatttgaaaatgaatatGAGAAAGATGAGGAAGATGTATTGCTCAAAGAAACAATATTAGCCAATTCAGCGCCAATTCCCGAAGAGCTTCTtagaaaagataaaaaaaagcaacccaagaaatataaatatgaacgaGT gcaTACATGCGATCAGTGTGGATCTTCATTTAGATCAAATGCATCATTACAAGCACATATAAGACGTCATTTAGGTATCAAGCCTTTTGTTTGCAG AATATGTGGTTATGCTTCTGTTTTAAACATGGAATTACGTAGACATATGATGAGACACACTGGGGTTAAACCTTACGAGTGTCGATACTGTGGTCGATTCTTTTCCGACTTTGGTAGTAGACAAAAACACGAAAG ATTACACGTTGGAGATCGCCCTTACCAGTGTACTGTATGTGGAAAAAGTTTTACTTACTCATATGTATTGTCTAATCATATGCTTACACATAcaggagaaaaaaaatattc ATGTGGACCGTGTAATAAAAAGTTCACCAAAGCTCATCACCTAAAGTATCATAACAAGATACATCATAGAGAACTTTACCTCCAAGAACAGATTTTacaagatgaaaaaaaaaaa ATTCAACATATTAACTTATCCACTCTAACATCAGCATGTACTGAACAATTAGTTGGATTAAATCAAGAAATGACAATTCAAGATAGTTCAATTGAACTTAATCAAGATTTGTCACAAACAAATATGATAAACCAAAGTCATAATTCTAAAAGTTTTGATTTGATGaaagaaaatatacaaataattcaGCAATATGGTAATAATGATATCAAAATAGAAGAAACGCCACTGAAGTTAGAAGAGGGTCTACCGTAA
- the sp3 gene encoding phosphatidylinositide phosphatase spermathreecae isoform X1 encodes MEVFRSDEFYIFVQEAASLWWNRNTAEFSCKSAWDLSGLEDIECLGITPAIIGKIEHEAIYEPKLVIVKDCTPVGNLYDDHIIYKIKSISLLPIGNEEIELNLTPCKKHSTGSILKTHVVENIKGNKRDSGKGLFENSVFVNKTWGAVKSAGNTIKTTTQQAAAIATSQVKQTVTKRRDSKERDRLEKRITEELHKIFDDTDSFYFCKTADITNSLQRLEKVDVLLPDSRWKYADDRFFWNKYMLKDIINLGSPACEPWIIPVIQGHVQVRQCEVDAGECSQHLNTESLRGTATQHREIFTLSLISRRSRYRAGTRYKRRGVDENGYVANYVETEQSLVHRSHRVSFLQVRGSAPVYWSQPGMKYRPPPRLDRGELETQVAFEKHFDSELGIYGPICIVNLVEQAGREKVIWDAYSHHIYTYNCPDIIYTTFDFHEYCRGMHFENVTVLINALMDIITEMGYCWRDPQGYICRQNGVFRVNCIDCLDRTNVVQTAIAKAVLELQVTRLGLSGPDWPLPVGLRTTLHELWADNGDIISRQYAGTNALKGDYTRTGERKFTGIMKDGMNSANRYYIQHFVDTFRQCCLDIILGNDVNEQDLDQELEFLTKLKTIGDIACTAIVPADIPASKIVPVYFNQVARNEIFLFDATCSLSSYYLSRFKDAFRQATIDLMLGEAEVGELMLQNDAGESEDERQATADHVKQLIEDCKKLLISEPHNVVGAWGLIDADPGTGDPNETEMDSILILTRDSYLVADYDDQSDRVTKFQQLALSDITFIEFGIPETSSQMSLTSLKSNLSLSGPRKPTENNPCIRIHYKIDGNDGFFHMFRSTNLRFFNNMAIYIKTAEEMHESLRSICECFMVTIDVAGLPKIQFKQGGKLDRRKSKVRPNNNGGGGRKTLYLELSGIPGITRNLSETQLAIKSVGSKALTNMSEQFSKLNKLGHTFNTRAKNEITKPFKLESIGNSAKTTFTMGKSSIKKAVRKHTKGGHSDCTSSDNSSEDEGKTNIFEPTLDNFENCVRYVGDNPLLKSTTDAKDNVSSTSIQPDLNSEAYLMENPLYSSKIDSQTSGNDTFSSDFLPDNESIDIANTSELENKLIESDDSAEHKFTNVYNQTSSGVKLNPFDIDNENVDGAQIMGSNYFPEIVRSATPEITINFDDASSKWEMSDSKSNLSKIQPPSSLKLNQKLSHSSGEVDVNPNANAMTGSNTPFESEQFKDATNQPVRSSSQQDMNLSISQSQSESALKQLKNITSPVASVTKDLVLSPFSKIAKGMQSLGANLDPRKIKTGPMVKQITEQQYEEHRKLQEKWKKCNTRLIAL; translated from the exons ATGGAAGTGTTTCGCTCAGAcgagttttatatatttgtgcAGGAGGCAGCCAGCCTTTGGTGGAACAGAAATACTGCCGAATTTTCATGCAAATCTG CGTGGGATTTATCGGGCTTAGAGGATATAGAATGCTTAGGTATTACACCGGCtattattggaaaaatagaacaTGAAGCTATTTATGAACCAAAGTTGGTTATAGTTAAAGATTGCACCCCCGTTGGAAATTTATATGATGACCAtatcatatataaaatcaaatcaatttctCTGCTTCCAATCGGCAACGAAGAAATAGAATTGAACCTCACGCCATGTAAAAAACATTCTACTGGTTCTATTTTGAAAACTCACgtcgttgaaaatataaaaggtAATAAAAGGGATAGTGGAAAAGGCCTTTTTGAAAATTCAGTGTTCGTGAATAAAACATGGGGAGCGGTAAAAAGTGCTGGGAACACAATAAAAACGACAACTCAACAAGCGGCTGCCATAGCTACGTCGCAG GTTAAACAAACAGTTACAAAACGTCGTGATTCGAAAGAACGTGACCGACTGGAAAAGAGAATAACGGAAGAATTACACAAAATATTTGACGACACTGAtagcttttatttttgtaagacAGCCGATATTACAAATTCATTGCAGCGTTTGGAAAAAGTTGACGTTTTATTGCCTGATAGTCGTTGGAAGTATGCAGATGATCGTTTTTTTTGGAACAAATATATGCTGaaagatattattaatttgggt AGTCCTGCTTGTGAACCATGGATAATTCCAGTTATTCAAGGCCATGTACAAGTTAGACAATGCGAAGTGGATGCTGGCGAGTGTTCTCAGCATTTGAATACTGAATCTCTTAGAGGAACTGCAACTCAACATAGAGAAATCTTTACTCTGAGCTTAATATCCAGACGATCTCGATATAGAGCTGGCACCAGATATAAACGTCGTGGAGTTGATGAAAATGGCTATGTGGCAAATTATGTCGAAACGGAACAATCGCTTGTACACCGATCACATCGAGTGTCATTTTTGCAAGTTCGTGGATCAGCTCCAGTTTATTGGAGTCAACCAGGAATGAAATATCGACCACCGCCACGTCTAGATCGAG GTGAGCTTGAAACGCAGGTCGCGTTTGAAAAACACTTTGATAGTGAATTGGGAATTTATGGACCTATTTGCATAGTTAATTTGGTGGAGCAGGCTGGTAGAGAGAAAGTCATATGGGATGCCTATAGTCATCATATCTACACTTACAATTGTCCCGATATAATATACACTACATTTGATTTTCACGAATATTG CCGTGGTATGCATTTTGAGAATGTTACTGTTTTAATTAATGCTCTTATGGACATAATAACCGAGATGGGATATTGTTGGAGAGACCCACAAGGATATATTTGTCGTCAGAATGGTGTTTTCAGAGTAAATTGTATCGATTGTCTTGATCGTACTAATGTTGTTCAG ACGGCAATTGCCAAAGCTGTGCTCGAACTACAGGTTACAAGATTAGGTTTATCTGGTCCGGATTGGCCACTACCTGTTGGATTACGTACAACTTTACACGAATTATGGGCTGATAATGGAGATATAATAAGTCGTCAATATGCAGGCACTAATGCGTTAAAG ggCGATTATACCAGAACTGGTGAAAGAAAGTTTACCGGTATCATGAAAGATGGAATGAATTCTGCCAATCG ATATTATATACAGCATTTTGTGGACACATTTCGTCAGTGTTGTCTAGATATAATACTAGGAAATGATGTAAACGAGCAAGATTTAGACCAAGAGTTGGAATTTTTAACGAAGCTAAAAACAATTGGCGACATAGCTTGTACTGCTATTGTTCCGGCCGATATCCCCGCGTCGAAAATTGTCCCAGTTTATTTTAATCAAGTTGCCAgaaatgagatttttttatttgacgccACATGTAGCCTTTCCAG cTATTATCTATCTAGATTTAAAGACGCTTTCCGCCAAGCTACTATTGATTTGATGTTGGGCGAGGCAGAAGTAGGTGAATTGATGCTACAAAACGATGCCGGTGAGAGTGAGGATGAGCGGCAAGCTACAGCCGATCATGTCAAACAACTCATTGAGGATTGTAAAAAATTGCTCATAAGTGAACCTCACAATGTTGTTGGAGCATGGGGATTGATTGATGCTGATCCAGG aACTGGAGATCCCAATGAGACAGAAATGGATAGTATATTGATATTGACTCGCGACAGCTATTTAGTTGCTGATTATGATGATCAATCTGATCGTGTCACTAAGTTTCAACAGTTGGCTCTAAGCGATATCACTTTTATAGAATTTGGCATTCCTGAAACTTCATCACAg ATGTCTTTGACGAGCTTAAAATCTAATTTAAGTCTTAGTGGACCCCGTAAACCTACTGAAAACAACCCTTGCATTCGAATACATTATAAAATAGATGGAAATGATGGCTTTTTTCACATGTTTCGTTCTACTAATCTTCGCTTTTTTAACAACATGGctatatatattaaaactgcCGAAGAAATGCATG aatctcTTCGATCAATTTGTGAATGTTTTATGGTGACTATAGATGTTGCTGGTTTGccgaaaattcaatttaaacaagGAGGAAAATTAGATAGAAGGAAATCtaaa gTTCGACCAAATAATAACGGCGGTGGTGGTCGTAAAACACTTTATTTGGAATTGTCTGGAATACCAGGGATTACAAGGAATTTAAGTGAAACGCAATTGGCTATTAAATCAGTTG gTTCGAAAGCTCTCACTAACATGTCAGAACAGTTCTCTAAATTAAACAAACTTGGTCACACATTTAATACACGTGCAAAGAATGAAATAACAAAACCATTTAAATTAGAATCTATTGGTAACAGTGCAAAGACAACGTTTACAATGGGAAAGTCGTCAATCAAAAAAGCGGTCAGAAAACACACTAAAGGTGGTCATTCAGATTGTACGAGTTCGGATAATTCTTCAGAAGATGAAggtaaaacaaatatatttgaaCCGACTTtggataattttgaaaattgtgtGAGATATGTTGGAGATAACCCATTGCTCAAGTCCACCACTGACGCCAAAGATAACGTTTCATCAACATCTATACAACCAGATTTAAATTCGGAAGCATATTTAATGGAAAATCCTCTGTATTCCTCGAAAATTGATAGTCAAACTTCTGGGAATGATACATTTTCATCTGATTTTTTACCCGATAATGAGTCAATTGACATAGCAAATACTTCCgaattagaaaataaattaatcgaaTCTGATGACTCTGCAGAGCATAAATTTACCAATGTTTATAACCAGACATCTTCCGGCGTTAAACTAAATCCTTTTGATATTGATAATGAGAATGTTGATGGGGCTCAAATTATGGGCTCTAATTATTTCCCCGAGATTGTCAGAAGCGCAACTCCTGAAATAACTATCAATTTTGACGATGCCTCATCGAAATGGGAAATGTCTGATTCAAAATCGAATCTTTCAAAGATTCAACCGCCATCTTCGCTAAAATTAAATCAGAAACTTTCACACAGCTCGGGAGAAGTTGATGTAAATCCCAATGCTAATGCTATGACGGGTAGTAATACCCCATTTGAATCTGAACAATTTAAAGATGCTACTAATCAACCAGTGCGGTCAAGTTCACAACAAGACATGAATCTTAGTATTAGCCAATCTCAGAGCGAAAGTGCATTGAAGCAACTTAAAAATATTACCAGTCCAGTTGCAAGTGTTACAAAGGATTTGGTTCTATCACCTTTCTCCAAAATCGCTAAAGGCATGCAAAGTCTTGGAGCCAATTTAGATCCGAGGAAAAtcaag aCTGGTCCGATGGTTAAACAAATAACTGAACAACAATATGAAGAACATAGAAAGTTACaggaaaaatggaaaaaatgtaatacacGGCTAATTgctttgtaa
- the sp3 gene encoding phosphatidylinositide phosphatase spermathreecae isoform X2 produces the protein MEVFRSDEFYIFVQEAASLWWNRNTAEFSCKSAWDLSGLEDIECLGITPAIIGKIEHEAIYEPKLVIVKDCTPVGNLYDDHIIYKIKSISLLPIGNEEIELNLTPCKKHSTGSILKTHVVENIKGNKRDSGKGLFENSVFVNKTWGAVKSAGNTIKTTTQQAAAIATSQVKQTVTKRRDSKERDRLEKRITEELHKIFDDTDSFYFCKTADITNSLQRLEKVDVLLPDSRWKYADDRFFWNKYMLKDIINLGSPACEPWIIPVIQGHVQVRQCEVDAGECSQHLNTESLRGTATQHREIFTLSLISRRSRYRAGTRYKRRGVDENGYVANYVETEQSLVHRSHRVSFLQVRGSAPVYWSQPGMKYRPPPRLDRGELETQVAFEKHFDSELGIYGPICIVNLVEQAGREKVIWDAYSHHIYTYNCPDIIYTTFDFHEYCRGMHFENVTVLINALMDIITEMGYCWRDPQGYICRQNGVFRVNCIDCLDRTNVVQTAIAKAVLELQVTRLGLSGPDWPLPVGLRTTLHELWADNGDIISRQYAGTNALKGDYTRTGERKFTGIMKDGMNSANRYYLSRFKDAFRQATIDLMLGEAEVGELMLQNDAGESEDERQATADHVKQLIEDCKKLLISEPHNVVGAWGLIDADPGTGDPNETEMDSILILTRDSYLVADYDDQSDRVTKFQQLALSDITFIEFGIPETSSQMSLTSLKSNLSLSGPRKPTENNPCIRIHYKIDGNDGFFHMFRSTNLRFFNNMAIYIKTAEEMHESLRSICECFMVTIDVAGLPKIQFKQGGKLDRRKSKVRPNNNGGGGRKTLYLELSGIPGITRNLSETQLAIKSVGSKALTNMSEQFSKLNKLGHTFNTRAKNEITKPFKLESIGNSAKTTFTMGKSSIKKAVRKHTKGGHSDCTSSDNSSEDEGKTNIFEPTLDNFENCVRYVGDNPLLKSTTDAKDNVSSTSIQPDLNSEAYLMENPLYSSKIDSQTSGNDTFSSDFLPDNESIDIANTSELENKLIESDDSAEHKFTNVYNQTSSGVKLNPFDIDNENVDGAQIMGSNYFPEIVRSATPEITINFDDASSKWEMSDSKSNLSKIQPPSSLKLNQKLSHSSGEVDVNPNANAMTGSNTPFESEQFKDATNQPVRSSSQQDMNLSISQSQSESALKQLKNITSPVASVTKDLVLSPFSKIAKGMQSLGANLDPRKIKTGPMVKQITEQQYEEHRKLQEKWKKCNTRLIAL, from the exons ATGGAAGTGTTTCGCTCAGAcgagttttatatatttgtgcAGGAGGCAGCCAGCCTTTGGTGGAACAGAAATACTGCCGAATTTTCATGCAAATCTG CGTGGGATTTATCGGGCTTAGAGGATATAGAATGCTTAGGTATTACACCGGCtattattggaaaaatagaacaTGAAGCTATTTATGAACCAAAGTTGGTTATAGTTAAAGATTGCACCCCCGTTGGAAATTTATATGATGACCAtatcatatataaaatcaaatcaatttctCTGCTTCCAATCGGCAACGAAGAAATAGAATTGAACCTCACGCCATGTAAAAAACATTCTACTGGTTCTATTTTGAAAACTCACgtcgttgaaaatataaaaggtAATAAAAGGGATAGTGGAAAAGGCCTTTTTGAAAATTCAGTGTTCGTGAATAAAACATGGGGAGCGGTAAAAAGTGCTGGGAACACAATAAAAACGACAACTCAACAAGCGGCTGCCATAGCTACGTCGCAG GTTAAACAAACAGTTACAAAACGTCGTGATTCGAAAGAACGTGACCGACTGGAAAAGAGAATAACGGAAGAATTACACAAAATATTTGACGACACTGAtagcttttatttttgtaagacAGCCGATATTACAAATTCATTGCAGCGTTTGGAAAAAGTTGACGTTTTATTGCCTGATAGTCGTTGGAAGTATGCAGATGATCGTTTTTTTTGGAACAAATATATGCTGaaagatattattaatttgggt AGTCCTGCTTGTGAACCATGGATAATTCCAGTTATTCAAGGCCATGTACAAGTTAGACAATGCGAAGTGGATGCTGGCGAGTGTTCTCAGCATTTGAATACTGAATCTCTTAGAGGAACTGCAACTCAACATAGAGAAATCTTTACTCTGAGCTTAATATCCAGACGATCTCGATATAGAGCTGGCACCAGATATAAACGTCGTGGAGTTGATGAAAATGGCTATGTGGCAAATTATGTCGAAACGGAACAATCGCTTGTACACCGATCACATCGAGTGTCATTTTTGCAAGTTCGTGGATCAGCTCCAGTTTATTGGAGTCAACCAGGAATGAAATATCGACCACCGCCACGTCTAGATCGAG GTGAGCTTGAAACGCAGGTCGCGTTTGAAAAACACTTTGATAGTGAATTGGGAATTTATGGACCTATTTGCATAGTTAATTTGGTGGAGCAGGCTGGTAGAGAGAAAGTCATATGGGATGCCTATAGTCATCATATCTACACTTACAATTGTCCCGATATAATATACACTACATTTGATTTTCACGAATATTG CCGTGGTATGCATTTTGAGAATGTTACTGTTTTAATTAATGCTCTTATGGACATAATAACCGAGATGGGATATTGTTGGAGAGACCCACAAGGATATATTTGTCGTCAGAATGGTGTTTTCAGAGTAAATTGTATCGATTGTCTTGATCGTACTAATGTTGTTCAG ACGGCAATTGCCAAAGCTGTGCTCGAACTACAGGTTACAAGATTAGGTTTATCTGGTCCGGATTGGCCACTACCTGTTGGATTACGTACAACTTTACACGAATTATGGGCTGATAATGGAGATATAATAAGTCGTCAATATGCAGGCACTAATGCGTTAAAG ggCGATTATACCAGAACTGGTGAAAGAAAGTTTACCGGTATCATGAAAGATGGAATGAATTCTGCCAATCG cTATTATCTATCTAGATTTAAAGACGCTTTCCGCCAAGCTACTATTGATTTGATGTTGGGCGAGGCAGAAGTAGGTGAATTGATGCTACAAAACGATGCCGGTGAGAGTGAGGATGAGCGGCAAGCTACAGCCGATCATGTCAAACAACTCATTGAGGATTGTAAAAAATTGCTCATAAGTGAACCTCACAATGTTGTTGGAGCATGGGGATTGATTGATGCTGATCCAGG aACTGGAGATCCCAATGAGACAGAAATGGATAGTATATTGATATTGACTCGCGACAGCTATTTAGTTGCTGATTATGATGATCAATCTGATCGTGTCACTAAGTTTCAACAGTTGGCTCTAAGCGATATCACTTTTATAGAATTTGGCATTCCTGAAACTTCATCACAg ATGTCTTTGACGAGCTTAAAATCTAATTTAAGTCTTAGTGGACCCCGTAAACCTACTGAAAACAACCCTTGCATTCGAATACATTATAAAATAGATGGAAATGATGGCTTTTTTCACATGTTTCGTTCTACTAATCTTCGCTTTTTTAACAACATGGctatatatattaaaactgcCGAAGAAATGCATG aatctcTTCGATCAATTTGTGAATGTTTTATGGTGACTATAGATGTTGCTGGTTTGccgaaaattcaatttaaacaagGAGGAAAATTAGATAGAAGGAAATCtaaa gTTCGACCAAATAATAACGGCGGTGGTGGTCGTAAAACACTTTATTTGGAATTGTCTGGAATACCAGGGATTACAAGGAATTTAAGTGAAACGCAATTGGCTATTAAATCAGTTG gTTCGAAAGCTCTCACTAACATGTCAGAACAGTTCTCTAAATTAAACAAACTTGGTCACACATTTAATACACGTGCAAAGAATGAAATAACAAAACCATTTAAATTAGAATCTATTGGTAACAGTGCAAAGACAACGTTTACAATGGGAAAGTCGTCAATCAAAAAAGCGGTCAGAAAACACACTAAAGGTGGTCATTCAGATTGTACGAGTTCGGATAATTCTTCAGAAGATGAAggtaaaacaaatatatttgaaCCGACTTtggataattttgaaaattgtgtGAGATATGTTGGAGATAACCCATTGCTCAAGTCCACCACTGACGCCAAAGATAACGTTTCATCAACATCTATACAACCAGATTTAAATTCGGAAGCATATTTAATGGAAAATCCTCTGTATTCCTCGAAAATTGATAGTCAAACTTCTGGGAATGATACATTTTCATCTGATTTTTTACCCGATAATGAGTCAATTGACATAGCAAATACTTCCgaattagaaaataaattaatcgaaTCTGATGACTCTGCAGAGCATAAATTTACCAATGTTTATAACCAGACATCTTCCGGCGTTAAACTAAATCCTTTTGATATTGATAATGAGAATGTTGATGGGGCTCAAATTATGGGCTCTAATTATTTCCCCGAGATTGTCAGAAGCGCAACTCCTGAAATAACTATCAATTTTGACGATGCCTCATCGAAATGGGAAATGTCTGATTCAAAATCGAATCTTTCAAAGATTCAACCGCCATCTTCGCTAAAATTAAATCAGAAACTTTCACACAGCTCGGGAGAAGTTGATGTAAATCCCAATGCTAATGCTATGACGGGTAGTAATACCCCATTTGAATCTGAACAATTTAAAGATGCTACTAATCAACCAGTGCGGTCAAGTTCACAACAAGACATGAATCTTAGTATTAGCCAATCTCAGAGCGAAAGTGCATTGAAGCAACTTAAAAATATTACCAGTCCAGTTGCAAGTGTTACAAAGGATTTGGTTCTATCACCTTTCTCCAAAATCGCTAAAGGCATGCAAAGTCTTGGAGCCAATTTAGATCCGAGGAAAAtcaag aCTGGTCCGATGGTTAAACAAATAACTGAACAACAATATGAAGAACATAGAAAGTTACaggaaaaatggaaaaaatgtaatacacGGCTAATTgctttgtaa